The Solanum lycopersicum chromosome 9, SLM_r2.1 genome window below encodes:
- the LOC101262851 gene encoding uncharacterized protein isoform X12: MALKLSISRRSSFSSSFFFSCKLPYTTPNLSATFKISNYLSVRAFASVSEEKGQPKKKKRRLDELCLERFQQYSRTFIQSWILQGKVLVDGRVVTKAGTQIPDKAVVEIMAEIPKYVCRGGHKLEAAIENLGIDVAGKVALDSGLSTGGFTDCLLQYGASFVYGVDVGYGQVADKIRRDERVSVFERTNLRYLSELPQKVDLVTLDLSFISILLVMPAVVNLMKEEATLVTLIKPQFEARRSQHVRNIIVDGGSEISMLEEVEL; this comes from the exons ATGGCGCTGAAGCTATCAATATCTCGGCGTTCCAGTTTCAGCAGTAGCTTCTTCTTCTCCTGCAAATTACCATACACTACTCCAAACCTCTCTG CCACATTCAAAATCAGCAATTATCTTTCTGTAAGAGCCTTTGCTTCCGTCTCTGAAGAGAAGGGTCAACCAAAGAAAAA GAAAAGGAGACTGGATGAATTGTGTTTGGAGAGGTTTCAGCAGTACAGCCGGACATTTATACAGTCATGGATCCTCCAAG GCAAAGTGTTAGTAGACGGAAGAGTTGTTACCAAAGCAGGGACTCAAATCCCTGATAAAGCTGTTGTGGAGATCATGGCTGAAATTCCAAAATATGTATGCAG AGGAGGACATAAACTGGAGGCCGCAATTGAAAACCTGGGGATTGATGTCGCAGGAAAAGTAGCTCTTGATTCAGGCTTGTCTACTGGAGGATTTACTGATTGTTTACTTCAGTATGGTGCTTCATTTGTCTATGGAGTTGATGTAGGATATGGACAG GTGGCAGATAAAATTCGTCGAGATGAGCGTGTAAGCGTTTTCGAGCGTACAAACTTGAGATACCTTTCTGAACTCCCACAGAAGGTTGACTTAGTAACTTTGGACCTCTCCTTTATTTCGATACTTCTG GTGATGCCTGCAGTTGTCAATTTGATGAAGGAGGAAGCTACATTAGTGACGCTGATTAAACCTCAGTTTGAGGCTCGGAGATCCCAA
- the LOC101262851 gene encoding uncharacterized protein isoform X9, with protein sequence MALKLSISRRSSFSSSFFFSCKLPYTTPNLSATFKISNYLSVRAFASVSEEKGQPKKKKRRLDELCLERFQQYSRTFIQSWILQGKVLVDGRVVTKAGTQIPDKAVVEIMAEIPKYVCRGGHKLEAAIENLGIDVAGKVALDSGLSTGGFTDCLLQYGASFVYGVDVGYGQVADKIRRDERVSVFERTNLRYLSELPQKVDLVTLDLSFISILLVMPAVVNLMKEEATLVTLIKPQFEARRSQTYINMLGWRRWNCKGSLGPSRVYR encoded by the exons ATGGCGCTGAAGCTATCAATATCTCGGCGTTCCAGTTTCAGCAGTAGCTTCTTCTTCTCCTGCAAATTACCATACACTACTCCAAACCTCTCTG CCACATTCAAAATCAGCAATTATCTTTCTGTAAGAGCCTTTGCTTCCGTCTCTGAAGAGAAGGGTCAACCAAAGAAAAA GAAAAGGAGACTGGATGAATTGTGTTTGGAGAGGTTTCAGCAGTACAGCCGGACATTTATACAGTCATGGATCCTCCAAG GCAAAGTGTTAGTAGACGGAAGAGTTGTTACCAAAGCAGGGACTCAAATCCCTGATAAAGCTGTTGTGGAGATCATGGCTGAAATTCCAAAATATGTATGCAG AGGAGGACATAAACTGGAGGCCGCAATTGAAAACCTGGGGATTGATGTCGCAGGAAAAGTAGCTCTTGATTCAGGCTTGTCTACTGGAGGATTTACTGATTGTTTACTTCAGTATGGTGCTTCATTTGTCTATGGAGTTGATGTAGGATATGGACAG GTGGCAGATAAAATTCGTCGAGATGAGCGTGTAAGCGTTTTCGAGCGTACAAACTTGAGATACCTTTCTGAACTCCCACAGAAGGTTGACTTAGTAACTTTGGACCTCTCCTTTATTTCGATACTTCTG GTGATGCCTGCAGTTGTCAATTTGATGAAGGAGGAAGCTACATTAGTGACGCTGATTAAACCTCAGTTTGAGGCTCGGAGATCCCAA
- the LOC101262851 gene encoding uncharacterized protein isoform X8, whose protein sequence is MALKLSISRRSSFSSSFFFSCKLPYTTPNLSATFKISNYLSVRAFASVSEEKGQPKKKKRRLDELCLERFQQYSRTFIQSWILQGKVLVDGRVVTKAGTQIPDKAVVEIMAEIPKYVCRGGHKLEAAIENLGIDVAGKVALDSGLSTGGFTDCLLQYGASFVYGVDVGYGQVADKIRRDERVSVFERTNLRYLSELPQKVDLVTLDLSFISILLVMPAVVNLMKEEATLVTLIKPQFEARRSQTYINMLGWRRWNCKGSLGPSREYVHN, encoded by the exons ATGGCGCTGAAGCTATCAATATCTCGGCGTTCCAGTTTCAGCAGTAGCTTCTTCTTCTCCTGCAAATTACCATACACTACTCCAAACCTCTCTG CCACATTCAAAATCAGCAATTATCTTTCTGTAAGAGCCTTTGCTTCCGTCTCTGAAGAGAAGGGTCAACCAAAGAAAAA GAAAAGGAGACTGGATGAATTGTGTTTGGAGAGGTTTCAGCAGTACAGCCGGACATTTATACAGTCATGGATCCTCCAAG GCAAAGTGTTAGTAGACGGAAGAGTTGTTACCAAAGCAGGGACTCAAATCCCTGATAAAGCTGTTGTGGAGATCATGGCTGAAATTCCAAAATATGTATGCAG AGGAGGACATAAACTGGAGGCCGCAATTGAAAACCTGGGGATTGATGTCGCAGGAAAAGTAGCTCTTGATTCAGGCTTGTCTACTGGAGGATTTACTGATTGTTTACTTCAGTATGGTGCTTCATTTGTCTATGGAGTTGATGTAGGATATGGACAG GTGGCAGATAAAATTCGTCGAGATGAGCGTGTAAGCGTTTTCGAGCGTACAAACTTGAGATACCTTTCTGAACTCCCACAGAAGGTTGACTTAGTAACTTTGGACCTCTCCTTTATTTCGATACTTCTG GTGATGCCTGCAGTTGTCAATTTGATGAAGGAGGAAGCTACATTAGTGACGCTGATTAAACCTCAGTTTGAGGCTCGGAGATCCCAA
- the LOC101262851 gene encoding uncharacterized protein isoform X7 gives MALKLSISRRSSFSSSFFFSCKLPYTTPNLSATFKISNYLSVRAFASVSEEKGQPKKKKRRLDELCLERFQQYSRTFIQSWILQGKVLVDGRVVTKAGTQIPDKAVVEIMAEIPKYVCRGGHKLEAAIENLGIDVAGKVALDSGLSTGGFTDCLLQYGASFVYGVDVGYGQVADKIRRDERVSVFERTNLRYLSELPQKVDLVTLDLSFISILLVMPAVVNLMKEEATLVTLIKPQFEARRSQTYINMLGWRRWNCKGSLGPSRDACNQD, from the exons ATGGCGCTGAAGCTATCAATATCTCGGCGTTCCAGTTTCAGCAGTAGCTTCTTCTTCTCCTGCAAATTACCATACACTACTCCAAACCTCTCTG CCACATTCAAAATCAGCAATTATCTTTCTGTAAGAGCCTTTGCTTCCGTCTCTGAAGAGAAGGGTCAACCAAAGAAAAA GAAAAGGAGACTGGATGAATTGTGTTTGGAGAGGTTTCAGCAGTACAGCCGGACATTTATACAGTCATGGATCCTCCAAG GCAAAGTGTTAGTAGACGGAAGAGTTGTTACCAAAGCAGGGACTCAAATCCCTGATAAAGCTGTTGTGGAGATCATGGCTGAAATTCCAAAATATGTATGCAG AGGAGGACATAAACTGGAGGCCGCAATTGAAAACCTGGGGATTGATGTCGCAGGAAAAGTAGCTCTTGATTCAGGCTTGTCTACTGGAGGATTTACTGATTGTTTACTTCAGTATGGTGCTTCATTTGTCTATGGAGTTGATGTAGGATATGGACAG GTGGCAGATAAAATTCGTCGAGATGAGCGTGTAAGCGTTTTCGAGCGTACAAACTTGAGATACCTTTCTGAACTCCCACAGAAGGTTGACTTAGTAACTTTGGACCTCTCCTTTATTTCGATACTTCTG GTGATGCCTGCAGTTGTCAATTTGATGAAGGAGGAAGCTACATTAGTGACGCTGATTAAACCTCAGTTTGAGGCTCGGAGATCCCAA
- the LOC101262851 gene encoding uncharacterized protein isoform X11, which produces MALKLSISRRSSFSSSFFFSCKLPYTTPNLSATFKISNYLSVRAFASVSEEKGQPKKKKRRLDELCLERFQQYSRTFIQSWILQGKVLVDGRVVTKAGTQIPDKAVVEIMAEIPKYVCRGGHKLEAAIENLGIDVAGKVALDSGLSTGGFTDCLLQYGASFVYGVDVGYGQVADKIRRDERVSVFERTNLRYLSELPQKVDLVTLDLSFISILLVMPAVVNLMKEEATLVTLIKPQFEARRSQDSMYGNIGYKDRLSQYVSQAYC; this is translated from the exons ATGGCGCTGAAGCTATCAATATCTCGGCGTTCCAGTTTCAGCAGTAGCTTCTTCTTCTCCTGCAAATTACCATACACTACTCCAAACCTCTCTG CCACATTCAAAATCAGCAATTATCTTTCTGTAAGAGCCTTTGCTTCCGTCTCTGAAGAGAAGGGTCAACCAAAGAAAAA GAAAAGGAGACTGGATGAATTGTGTTTGGAGAGGTTTCAGCAGTACAGCCGGACATTTATACAGTCATGGATCCTCCAAG GCAAAGTGTTAGTAGACGGAAGAGTTGTTACCAAAGCAGGGACTCAAATCCCTGATAAAGCTGTTGTGGAGATCATGGCTGAAATTCCAAAATATGTATGCAG AGGAGGACATAAACTGGAGGCCGCAATTGAAAACCTGGGGATTGATGTCGCAGGAAAAGTAGCTCTTGATTCAGGCTTGTCTACTGGAGGATTTACTGATTGTTTACTTCAGTATGGTGCTTCATTTGTCTATGGAGTTGATGTAGGATATGGACAG GTGGCAGATAAAATTCGTCGAGATGAGCGTGTAAGCGTTTTCGAGCGTACAAACTTGAGATACCTTTCTGAACTCCCACAGAAGGTTGACTTAGTAACTTTGGACCTCTCCTTTATTTCGATACTTCTG GTGATGCCTGCAGTTGTCAATTTGATGAAGGAGGAAGCTACATTAGTGACGCTGATTAAACCTCAGTTTGAGGCTCGGAGATCCCAA
- the LOC101262851 gene encoding uncharacterized protein isoform X10 encodes MALKLSISRRSSFSSSFFFSCKLPYTTPNLSATFKISNYLSVRAFASVSEEKGQPKKKKRRLDELCLERFQQYSRTFIQSWILQGKVLVDGRVVTKAGTQIPDKAVVEIMAEIPKYVCRGGHKLEAAIENLGIDVAGKVALDSGLSTGGFTDCLLQYGASFVYGVDVGYGQVADKIRRDERVSVFERTNLRYLSELPQKVDLVTLDLSFISILLVMPAVVNLMKEEATLVTLIKPQFEARRSQTYINMLGWRRWNCKGSLGPSRGD; translated from the exons ATGGCGCTGAAGCTATCAATATCTCGGCGTTCCAGTTTCAGCAGTAGCTTCTTCTTCTCCTGCAAATTACCATACACTACTCCAAACCTCTCTG CCACATTCAAAATCAGCAATTATCTTTCTGTAAGAGCCTTTGCTTCCGTCTCTGAAGAGAAGGGTCAACCAAAGAAAAA GAAAAGGAGACTGGATGAATTGTGTTTGGAGAGGTTTCAGCAGTACAGCCGGACATTTATACAGTCATGGATCCTCCAAG GCAAAGTGTTAGTAGACGGAAGAGTTGTTACCAAAGCAGGGACTCAAATCCCTGATAAAGCTGTTGTGGAGATCATGGCTGAAATTCCAAAATATGTATGCAG AGGAGGACATAAACTGGAGGCCGCAATTGAAAACCTGGGGATTGATGTCGCAGGAAAAGTAGCTCTTGATTCAGGCTTGTCTACTGGAGGATTTACTGATTGTTTACTTCAGTATGGTGCTTCATTTGTCTATGGAGTTGATGTAGGATATGGACAG GTGGCAGATAAAATTCGTCGAGATGAGCGTGTAAGCGTTTTCGAGCGTACAAACTTGAGATACCTTTCTGAACTCCCACAGAAGGTTGACTTAGTAACTTTGGACCTCTCCTTTATTTCGATACTTCTG GTGATGCCTGCAGTTGTCAATTTGATGAAGGAGGAAGCTACATTAGTGACGCTGATTAAACCTCAGTTTGAGGCTCGGAGATCCCAA